A genomic window from Candidatus Kouleothrix ribensis includes:
- the ppc gene encoding phosphoenolpyruvate carboxylase yields MATPPLTNGERLSATIRFLGAILGQVIREQAGDTLYQLEERVRKLAKLLRAEPHPDHVAQLQQIVAGLTIAETRDLLKSFTIYFALINLSEQMQRTWVLRERAQQHPDQPHAESIGAAVAELRRTGVAAAALQQWLNSALILPVFTAHPTEARRRTTLEKLRRVAALVERKHAGAPPDELAEIAQRITEEVAGLWQSDEVRVIRPTVVDEVKNGLYYFEATLFGLVPQLYRDLEAALVKHYPEHHWHVPALLRFGSWMGGDRDGNPYVTPDVTIETVRRMREWALRRQIGAIEQLSRRLGQSIRQVPVSDELHQSLAADAHAFPATAALLAHRNPYELYRQKCTYIREKLLRSERHAAEHMPDWGSADPLPAAGTFYHHSRELLDELKVIERSLRANAGASAADGILHDVIRQVEVFGLHTATLDIRQHSERHTAALAEVLRLAGVCGDYAALGEAARVELLAREVANPRPLIPARLPYSAETAEIIETFRTVAAILEQLSPEAIQTYIISMTTGASDLLAALLFAKEARLYLPAQGISRLNIVPLFETGADLAGCDRVMEACLRLPIYREHLRLRGDVQEIMIGYSDSNKDVGFVAANWALYQAQRVLRDMARREGIGLRLFHGRGGAIGRGGGPANQAILSQPPGSIGNQIKITEQGEVIADRYGLPALAHRHLEQVLNAVLRAQFVPGHDAPAEWEQALEQLASIARGHYRALVYDSPDFLPYFRTATPIAEISRLKIGSRPASRRNSDRIQDLRAIPWVFSWMQSRHTLPGWFGLGYALEAFVAGERPEQEHGSKLALLQGMYANWMFFRTMIDSAQMILGKADLRIAARYAELTPDPAVAARVYSAIQEEYERTTRMICQVAQIDELLAQSDVLRTSIARRNPYIDPMSFVQVELLRRLRADPAGPDHAALEDAILLSISGIAAGLKNTG; encoded by the coding sequence ATGGCTACCCCACCACTCACGAATGGCGAGCGTCTTTCGGCCACGATCCGCTTCCTGGGCGCGATCCTCGGCCAGGTGATTCGCGAGCAGGCCGGCGACACGCTGTACCAGCTCGAGGAGCGCGTGCGCAAGCTGGCCAAGCTGCTGCGCGCCGAGCCGCACCCCGACCACGTGGCCCAGCTCCAGCAGATTGTGGCCGGCCTGACCATAGCCGAGACGCGCGATCTGCTGAAGTCGTTTACGATCTACTTCGCGCTGATCAATCTGTCTGAGCAGATGCAGCGCACGTGGGTGCTGCGCGAGCGCGCCCAGCAGCACCCCGACCAGCCGCACGCCGAGTCGATCGGCGCGGCGGTGGCCGAACTGCGCCGCACCGGCGTGGCGGCCGCCGCGCTGCAGCAGTGGCTCAACTCGGCGCTGATCCTGCCGGTGTTCACGGCGCACCCCACCGAGGCGCGCCGCCGCACCACGCTCGAGAAGCTGCGCCGCGTCGCCGCGCTGGTCGAGCGCAAGCACGCCGGCGCCCCGCCCGACGAGCTGGCCGAGATCGCGCAGCGCATCACCGAGGAGGTGGCCGGCCTGTGGCAGAGCGACGAGGTGCGCGTCATCCGCCCAACCGTCGTCGACGAGGTCAAGAATGGCCTGTACTACTTCGAGGCCACGCTGTTCGGCCTGGTGCCGCAGCTGTACCGCGACCTCGAGGCGGCACTGGTGAAGCACTACCCTGAGCACCACTGGCACGTGCCCGCGCTGCTGCGCTTCGGCTCGTGGATGGGTGGCGACCGCGACGGCAACCCCTACGTGACGCCCGACGTGACGATCGAGACGGTGCGGCGCATGCGCGAATGGGCGCTGCGGCGCCAGATCGGCGCGATCGAGCAGCTGAGCCGCCGCCTGGGCCAGTCGATCCGCCAGGTGCCGGTCAGCGACGAGCTGCACCAGTCGCTCGCGGCCGATGCGCACGCCTTCCCGGCCACCGCCGCGCTGCTGGCGCACCGCAACCCCTACGAGCTGTATCGCCAGAAGTGTACCTACATTCGCGAGAAGCTGCTGCGATCCGAGCGCCACGCCGCCGAGCACATGCCCGACTGGGGCAGCGCCGACCCGCTGCCGGCGGCCGGCACGTTCTACCACCACAGCCGCGAGCTGCTCGATGAGCTGAAGGTGATCGAGCGCAGCCTGCGCGCCAACGCCGGCGCCAGCGCCGCCGACGGCATCCTGCACGACGTGATCCGCCAGGTCGAGGTGTTCGGCCTGCACACCGCCACGCTCGACATCCGCCAGCACAGCGAGCGCCACACCGCCGCGCTGGCCGAGGTGCTGCGGCTGGCCGGGGTGTGTGGCGACTACGCCGCGCTCGGCGAGGCCGCGCGGGTCGAGCTGCTCGCGCGCGAGGTGGCCAACCCGCGCCCGCTCATCCCGGCGCGGTTGCCCTACTCGGCCGAAACCGCCGAGATCATCGAAACCTTCCGCACGGTCGCGGCGATTCTCGAGCAGCTCAGCCCCGAGGCCATCCAGACCTACATCATCAGCATGACCACCGGCGCGAGCGACCTGCTGGCCGCGCTGCTGTTCGCCAAAGAGGCCCGGCTGTACCTGCCTGCGCAGGGCATTAGCCGCCTGAACATTGTGCCGCTGTTCGAGACCGGCGCCGACCTGGCCGGCTGCGACCGCGTGATGGAGGCGTGTTTGCGCCTGCCGATCTACCGCGAGCACCTGCGGCTGCGCGGCGATGTGCAAGAGATCATGATCGGCTACTCCGATAGCAACAAAGATGTCGGGTTCGTAGCCGCGAACTGGGCGCTCTACCAGGCCCAGCGCGTGCTGCGCGATATGGCCCGCCGCGAGGGGATCGGGCTGCGGCTGTTCCACGGCCGCGGCGGCGCGATCGGCCGCGGTGGCGGCCCGGCCAACCAGGCCATCCTGTCGCAGCCGCCCGGCAGCATCGGCAACCAGATCAAGATCACCGAGCAGGGTGAGGTGATCGCCGATCGCTATGGCCTGCCGGCGCTGGCGCACCGGCACCTCGAGCAGGTGCTCAACGCCGTGCTGCGCGCGCAGTTCGTGCCCGGCCACGACGCGCCGGCCGAGTGGGAGCAGGCGCTCGAGCAGCTGGCATCGATCGCGCGTGGGCACTACCGCGCGCTGGTGTACGACAGCCCCGACTTCCTGCCCTACTTTCGCACCGCCACGCCGATCGCCGAGATCAGCCGGCTCAAGATCGGCAGCCGGCCGGCCAGCCGCCGCAATAGCGACCGCATCCAGGATCTGCGCGCGATCCCATGGGTGTTCAGCTGGATGCAGAGCCGCCATACGCTGCCGGGCTGGTTTGGCCTGGGCTACGCGCTCGAGGCGTTCGTTGCCGGCGAGCGGCCCGAGCAAGAGCATGGCTCGAAGCTTGCACTGCTCCAGGGCATGTACGCCAACTGGATGTTCTTCCGCACCATGATCGACAGCGCCCAGATGATCCTGGGCAAAGCCGACCTGCGCATCGCCGCGCGCTACGCCGAGCTGACGCCCGACCCGGCCGTGGCCGCGCGCGTGTATAGCGCGATCCAAGAAGAGTACGAGCGCACCACGCGCATGATCTGCCAGGTGGCGCAGATCGACGAGCTGCTCGCGCAGAGCGACGTGCTGCGCACCTCGATCGCGCGGCGCAACCCATACATCGACCCCATGAGCTTCGTGCAGGTCGAACTGCTGCGCCGCCTGCGCGCCGACCCGGCCGGGCCGGATCATGCCGCGCTCGAGGATGCCATTCTGCTGAGCATCAGCGGGATCGCGGCCGGGCTGAAGAACACCGGCTAG
- a CDS encoding glycosyltransferase family 39 protein has translation MDLSSRPAYRGWRAAAAQWLAGVVLFALALAPRAILAARFQTVDEAYHWFERATRFGQAIQSGNYAGTNLVGHPGVTTMWLGAGGVALRRWLIDAALVNGDDLFVYRALIRLPVALATALCVALAYPLLRRLIGARPAWLAALLWAAEPFVVAHSQLLHVDALLTSFVMLGLLAALVAFRFDDQVAPGRPFAPRWGMLAASAVCGGLALLTKSPAVLLPPMVGLIGLAGLWRHAAGRRLWRAWVLPLLAWAALAAAVWLALWPAAWLSPLGAAWSVLHQAEADGGAPHAWGNFFRGQAVADPGPLFYPVVLAFRLAPWTLLGALVGVPLLWRRGTRGRAALAMLALFALLFVLMMSVPPKKFDRYVLPVVPALDIIAAAGLAALAGMLRRRPAARAGLAALGWLALVAGLAANLAWYHPYEIAYYSPLLGGGPAAARNLPIGWGEGFEQAGAFITAQPDGAAKPAAAWFEPVLRPFVPTSVLPLAEAATPGRAGYVVLYIDQIQRQDVPDVTALYLGKLPALHTVRIHGIEYAYVYQAFPAVAHTTQADFGTGIRLIGYDLAGSSAAAHTLRLALTWQVNQALPADYTLFVHVLGPAGTPVARIDVPPGGPAAPTSAWQPGRFVTGTFEIALDPAAGAGQYWLALGVYNPRDGTRLPLSSAPPPAGAPADGPDALRLQVALP, from the coding sequence ATGGATCTTTCGAGTCGGCCGGCGTACCGGGGCTGGCGTGCCGCTGCCGCGCAGTGGCTGGCCGGCGTGGTGCTGTTTGCGCTGGCACTGGCGCCGCGCGCGATCCTGGCCGCGCGGTTTCAGACGGTCGATGAGGCCTACCACTGGTTCGAGCGCGCCACCCGCTTTGGCCAGGCCATCCAGAGCGGTAACTACGCCGGCACCAACCTGGTCGGCCACCCCGGTGTCACAACCATGTGGCTCGGCGCGGGCGGCGTCGCGCTGCGGCGCTGGCTGATCGATGCTGCGCTGGTGAACGGCGACGATCTGTTCGTCTATCGCGCGCTGATCCGCCTGCCGGTGGCGCTGGCCACGGCGCTGTGCGTAGCGCTGGCCTACCCGCTGCTGCGCCGCCTGATCGGCGCGCGCCCGGCCTGGCTGGCGGCGCTGCTGTGGGCCGCCGAGCCGTTTGTGGTGGCGCACTCGCAGTTGCTGCACGTCGACGCGCTGCTGACCTCGTTCGTCATGCTCGGGCTGCTGGCCGCGCTGGTCGCATTTCGCTTCGACGATCAGGTGGCGCCGGGCCGGCCGTTTGCTCCGCGCTGGGGCATGCTGGCGGCCTCGGCGGTGTGTGGCGGCCTGGCCCTGCTCACGAAATCGCCGGCCGTGCTGCTGCCGCCTATGGTTGGCCTGATCGGCTTGGCCGGGCTGTGGCGCCACGCGGCCGGGCGCCGGCTATGGCGCGCCTGGGTACTGCCGCTGCTGGCCTGGGCCGCGCTCGCGGCGGCGGTGTGGCTGGCGCTCTGGCCGGCCGCCTGGCTCAGCCCGCTCGGCGCGGCCTGGTCGGTGCTGCACCAGGCCGAGGCCGATGGCGGCGCACCGCACGCCTGGGGCAACTTCTTTCGCGGCCAGGCAGTCGCCGACCCCGGCCCGCTGTTCTACCCGGTGGTGCTGGCGTTTCGGCTGGCGCCCTGGACGCTGCTGGGCGCGCTGGTTGGCGTGCCGCTGCTGTGGCGGCGTGGCACGCGCGGGCGCGCAGCGCTGGCCATGCTGGCGCTGTTCGCGCTGCTGTTTGTGCTGATGATGAGCGTGCCGCCCAAGAAGTTCGACCGCTATGTGCTGCCGGTGGTTCCGGCGCTCGACATTATCGCGGCGGCCGGGCTGGCAGCGCTTGCCGGCATGCTGCGGCGCCGCCCAGCCGCCCGTGCCGGGCTGGCAGCGCTTGGCTGGCTGGCGCTGGTCGCCGGGCTGGCGGCGAACCTGGCATGGTACCATCCCTACGAGATCGCCTACTACAGCCCGCTGCTCGGCGGTGGCCCGGCGGCTGCGCGCAACCTCCCGATCGGCTGGGGCGAGGGCTTCGAGCAGGCCGGCGCGTTCATCACCGCCCAGCCCGATGGGGCCGCAAAGCCGGCGGCGGCGTGGTTCGAGCCGGTGCTGCGCCCGTTCGTGCCAACCAGCGTGCTGCCGCTGGCCGAGGCCGCCACGCCCGGCCGGGCCGGCTACGTGGTGCTGTATATCGACCAGATTCAGCGCCAGGATGTGCCCGATGTCACTGCGCTGTACCTCGGGAAGTTGCCCGCGCTGCATACCGTGCGCATCCACGGCATCGAGTATGCGTATGTCTACCAGGCCTTCCCGGCGGTGGCGCATACCACACAGGCCGATTTCGGCACAGGCATACGCCTGATCGGCTACGACCTGGCCGGCAGCAGCGCGGCCGCGCATACGCTCAGGCTCGCGCTCACCTGGCAGGTCAACCAGGCCCTGCCGGCCGACTATACCTTGTTCGTGCATGTGCTCGGCCCGGCCGGCACGCCGGTCGCGCGGATCGATGTGCCGCCGGGTGGGCCGGCGGCGCCCACCAGCGCCTGGCAGCCCGGCCGCTTCGTCACCGGCACATTCGAAATTGCCCTCGACCCGGCCGCCGGCGCCGGGCAGTACTGGCTTGCGCTGGGCGTGTACAACCCGCGCGACGGCACGCGCCTGCCACTGAGCAGCGCGCCGCCACCGGCTGGCGCCCCCGCCGACGGCCCCGACGCGCTGCGGCTGCAGGTGGCCCTGCCCTAG
- a CDS encoding fructose-1,6-bisphosphatase, which translates to MTAQARYTDQELRLLELLSRRYPTITAAHIEMINLNAILALPKGTDHYISDIHGAYEQFDHLLRHASGAIRRKIGQTFDRELSEQQQTELAMLIYYPEQQLRLVLDRLAAPEAWMFTAITRLARVARTAAQKYTRSKVRKRLDPQLAYILEELLTESQAEHDQKEHYYRSIVRSIVEVGEGEQVIVTLAYLIQRLVVDRLYILGDIFDRGPAAERVLDRLIDYPYVAIQWGNHDISWMGAASGCAALVANVVRLALRYGSLETLLDGYGIHLRALAQLAGTAYADDPCAQFVPKAGPSTEGYSRMALARMHKAITVIQLKLEAQIIRRHPEYAMEDRLLLDATDLAAGTLALYGRAYPLLDTRWPTLGDGDRAVLTEGEAAAIDSLREQFMHSARLQRHVRFLYSYGNMFQVQDGNLKFHGCLPVDEQGEFIEFALDGDKLAGPALLERYEQLARAAFFSRDAQARAAGQDAMWYLWCGQHSPLFGRQRMTTFERYVLADKATHEEPKGPYYTLRENEDFCRKLLAAFGGDVEHGHIINGHTPVRVKKGERPLLANGKLLVIDGGMSAAYQSVTGIAGYTLIGNSHELVLAAHEPFTSAETMLAQGVDATPHTERIETFPQRVLIATTDTGRALLGQLEDLRTLVEAYRRGALVERPGGTRVG; encoded by the coding sequence ATGACCGCGCAAGCGCGCTATACTGACCAGGAACTCCGTCTGCTCGAGCTGCTGAGCCGCCGCTACCCTACGATCACTGCCGCGCATATCGAGATGATCAACCTCAACGCGATTCTGGCATTGCCCAAAGGCACCGACCACTACATCTCCGACATCCACGGCGCCTACGAGCAGTTCGACCACCTGCTGCGCCATGCGTCGGGCGCGATCCGCCGTAAGATCGGCCAGACCTTCGATCGCGAGCTGTCGGAGCAGCAGCAGACCGAGCTGGCCATGCTGATCTACTACCCCGAGCAGCAGCTACGCCTCGTGCTCGATCGGCTCGCGGCCCCCGAGGCATGGATGTTCACGGCGATCACCCGGCTGGCGCGGGTGGCCCGCACCGCCGCGCAGAAGTATACCCGCAGCAAGGTGCGCAAGCGGCTCGACCCGCAGCTAGCCTATATTCTTGAAGAGCTGCTGACCGAGAGCCAGGCCGAGCACGATCAGAAAGAGCACTACTACCGCAGCATCGTGCGCTCGATCGTCGAGGTCGGCGAAGGCGAGCAGGTGATCGTCACACTGGCCTACCTCATCCAGCGCCTGGTGGTCGATCGGCTGTACATCCTGGGCGATATCTTCGACCGCGGGCCGGCCGCCGAGCGCGTGCTCGACCGGCTGATCGACTACCCGTATGTCGCGATCCAGTGGGGCAATCACGATATCTCGTGGATGGGTGCGGCCAGCGGCTGTGCCGCGCTGGTGGCGAACGTGGTGCGCCTGGCGCTGCGCTACGGCTCACTCGAGACGCTACTCGACGGCTATGGCATCCACCTGCGCGCGCTGGCCCAGCTGGCCGGCACGGCCTACGCCGACGACCCCTGCGCGCAGTTCGTGCCCAAGGCCGGCCCCTCGACCGAGGGCTACTCGCGCATGGCGCTGGCACGCATGCACAAGGCGATCACGGTCATCCAGCTCAAGCTCGAGGCCCAGATCATCCGGCGCCACCCCGAGTATGCCATGGAGGATCGGCTGCTGCTCGACGCGACCGACCTGGCTGCCGGCACGCTGGCGCTGTATGGCCGGGCCTACCCGCTGCTCGACACGCGCTGGCCGACACTGGGCGATGGCGACCGGGCCGTGCTGACCGAGGGCGAGGCGGCGGCGATCGACAGCCTGCGCGAGCAGTTCATGCACAGCGCGCGGCTGCAGCGCCACGTGCGCTTCCTGTATAGCTACGGCAATATGTTCCAGGTGCAAGACGGCAACCTGAAGTTCCATGGCTGCCTGCCGGTCGATGAGCAGGGCGAGTTCATCGAGTTCGCGCTGGACGGCGATAAGCTGGCCGGGCCGGCGCTGCTCGAGCGCTACGAGCAGCTGGCGCGCGCGGCGTTCTTCAGCCGCGATGCGCAGGCGCGTGCGGCCGGCCAGGATGCAATGTGGTACCTGTGGTGCGGGCAGCACTCGCCGCTGTTCGGCCGCCAGCGCATGACTACCTTCGAGCGCTATGTGCTCGCCGATAAAGCCACGCACGAGGAGCCTAAAGGGCCGTACTATACCCTGCGCGAGAACGAGGACTTCTGCCGTAAGCTGCTGGCCGCGTTTGGCGGCGATGTCGAGCATGGCCACATCATCAACGGCCACACGCCCGTGCGAGTCAAAAAGGGCGAGCGCCCGCTGCTAGCCAACGGCAAGCTGCTGGTGATCGACGGCGGCATGAGCGCGGCCTACCAGTCGGTCACCGGCATTGCCGGCTACACGCTGATCGGCAACTCGCACGAGCTGGTGTTGGCCGCGCACGAGCCGTTCACCTCGGCCGAGACGATGCTGGCGCAGGGTGTTGATGCTACGCCACATACCGAGCGGATCGAGACCTTCCCGCAGCGCGTGCTGATCGCCACCACCGACACCGGCCGGGCGCTGCTTGGCCAGCTCGAAGACCTGCGCACGCTGGTCGAGGCCTACCGTCGCGGCGCGCTGGTTGAGCGCCCCGGCGGCACCCGCGTGGGCTAA
- a CDS encoding flippase-like domain-containing protein, whose translation MSTRRRVPRWASTLLRVVVSGSVLAFLVVRAQPGQIWQAWRAIDLPLLGLALLMQLAGLAISAAKWGVLLAAQGRRQPLRWLFGAYLVGQFVGNVLPTTIGGDAVRAVQLGRRIGSYGEAGASIFLERLTGFLALSLIANAALAAGVLVSGGAALATTPALTLLALALGLGALAALGVALAAPWLQRALGPRLPRPLQAPLARAAEVLAAYTPRGRRLALVLLMSLLFQSLWVALHAVCGLALGIHAPLLLYALMVPLTDMLGLVPIFVNNLGARELIFTLYLGQLGVAPAGALALAFLVFSVKLVVSLLGGLVMALGGADIRAARAAVEPPAPQS comes from the coding sequence GTGAGCACGCGGCGCCGCGTGCCGCGCTGGGCCAGCACGCTGCTGCGCGTCGTGGTCAGCGGCAGTGTGCTGGCCTTTCTGGTTGTGCGGGCACAGCCCGGCCAGATCTGGCAGGCCTGGCGCGCGATCGACCTGCCGCTGCTGGGGCTGGCCCTGCTGATGCAGCTGGCCGGCCTGGCGATCAGCGCGGCCAAGTGGGGTGTGCTGCTGGCGGCGCAGGGCCGGCGCCAGCCGCTGCGCTGGCTGTTCGGCGCCTACCTGGTGGGCCAGTTCGTCGGCAATGTGCTGCCAACCACGATCGGCGGCGATGCCGTGCGCGCGGTACAGCTCGGCCGGCGGATCGGCAGCTACGGCGAGGCCGGCGCATCGATCTTTCTCGAGCGGCTGACCGGCTTTCTGGCGCTGAGCCTGATCGCCAACGCCGCGCTGGCGGCGGGCGTACTCGTTTCTGGCGGCGCCGCGCTGGCCACCACGCCTGCGCTCACGCTGCTGGCGCTGGCGCTAGGCCTGGGCGCGCTGGCCGCGCTCGGCGTTGCGCTGGCCGCGCCGTGGCTCCAGCGCGCGCTTGGCCCGCGCCTGCCACGCCCGCTCCAGGCTCCGCTGGCGCGCGCCGCCGAGGTGCTGGCGGCCTACACGCCGCGCGGCCGGCGGCTGGCGCTGGTGCTGCTCATGTCGCTGCTGTTCCAGTCGCTGTGGGTCGCGCTGCACGCCGTGTGCGGGCTGGCGCTGGGCATCCATGCGCCGCTGCTGCTGTATGCGCTGATGGTGCCGCTCACCGACATGCTCGGCCTGGTGCCGATCTTCGTGAACAACCTCGGCGCGCGCGAGCTGATCTTTACGCTGTACCTGGGGCAGCTGGGCGTCGCACCGGCCGGCGCGCTGGCGCTGGCATTCCTGGTGTTCTCGGTCAAGCTGGTGGTCAGCCTGCTGGGCGGGCTGGTGATGGCGCTGGGCGGCGCCGATATTCGGGCGGCGCGCGCGGCCGTCGAGCCGCCGGCCCCCCAATCATAG
- a CDS encoding glycosyltransferase family 2 protein, with amino-acid sequence MQATAHRASEYGGATVIEPIEAPTPAPYLSVVIPVLDEAENLPILAERLVQALEALGRSYEVIVVDDGSRDESFAILRALAEHNPQLRVVRLRRNFGQTAAFSAGFDRARGQVVVTLDADLQNDPNDIGMLLAKLDEGYDVVSGWRESRQDAFLNRRLPSIIANRLISRVTGVRLHDFGCSLKAYRAEVLAGIRLYGELHRFIPAIASWQGVAVTELPVHHEPRRFGKSKYGISRTIRVLLDLITIRFLLSYGTRPMQIFGLLGLSISGIGVLMGLYLTYTKLFLGESLSNRPILLLAVLLIVVGVQLISMGLIGELVVRTYYETQSKPIYAVREELGAGPHS; translated from the coding sequence ATGCAGGCGACTGCACATCGCGCGAGTGAATATGGCGGGGCGACCGTGATTGAGCCGATCGAGGCTCCCACGCCGGCCCCGTATCTTTCCGTGGTCATCCCAGTGCTCGACGAAGCCGAGAACCTGCCGATCCTGGCCGAGCGGCTGGTGCAGGCGCTCGAGGCGCTTGGCCGCAGCTACGAGGTGATTGTGGTCGACGACGGCAGCCGCGACGAGAGCTTCGCGATCTTGCGCGCGCTGGCCGAGCACAACCCGCAGCTGCGCGTGGTGCGGCTGCGGCGTAACTTTGGCCAGACGGCTGCGTTCTCGGCCGGGTTCGATCGCGCGCGCGGCCAGGTGGTGGTGACGCTCGACGCCGATTTGCAGAACGACCCCAACGATATCGGCATGCTGCTGGCCAAGCTCGACGAAGGCTACGACGTGGTCAGCGGCTGGCGCGAGTCGCGCCAGGATGCGTTTCTCAACCGGCGGCTGCCGTCGATCATCGCCAACCGCCTGATCTCGCGCGTCACCGGCGTGCGGCTACACGATTTCGGCTGCTCGCTCAAGGCCTACCGCGCCGAGGTGCTGGCGGGTATCCGCCTGTATGGCGAGCTGCACCGCTTCATCCCGGCGATTGCCAGCTGGCAGGGCGTGGCGGTGACCGAGCTGCCGGTGCATCACGAGCCGCGCCGCTTCGGCAAGTCGAAGTACGGCATCAGCCGCACCATCCGCGTGCTGCTCGATCTGATCACTATTCGCTTTCTGCTGAGCTACGGCACGCGCCCCATGCAGATCTTCGGCCTGCTGGGCCTGAGTATCAGCGGCATTGGCGTGCTGATGGGCCTGTACCTGACCTACACCAAGCTGTTTCTGGGCGAATCGCTCAGTAACCGGCCGATTCTGTTGCTGGCCGTGCTGCTGATTGTCGTCGGCGTGCAGCTGATCAGCATGGGCCTGATCGGCGAGCTGGTGGTGCGCACCTACTACGAGACCCAGTCGAAGCCGATCTATGCCGTGCGCGAGGAGCTTGGCGCGGGGCCGCACTCGTGA